A genome region from Microbacterium profundi includes the following:
- a CDS encoding chymotrypsin family serine protease: MAIATPATATSNVVEDDEPTSIDIPVTTDLKTLLPPVPEGLMNWASETQDRLESVNQFSTVSLSEDRKSAEIYWYGAATDALDEALTAAPAEYAVTVVPTLYEPGELRTAALDLLNAGEFNGSAVTATWPDFDGSGLGVQIDDMSANRGTGATEYQGFPVEVSEGEAAAAIGRQDDNLHLGGSRLVRASTGGRCSLGFSVQSTASSPTDGGMFAAHCGNVGDAWLRPTVSGHAKLPIGGHGTAH; encoded by the coding sequence ATGGCTATTGCTACGCCCGCTACGGCAACATCCAATGTCGTCGAAGATGATGAACCGACTTCGATCGATATACCCGTCACTACCGACCTGAAGACGCTTCTACCTCCTGTACCGGAAGGCCTCATGAACTGGGCGTCTGAAACACAGGATCGCCTGGAGAGCGTCAATCAGTTCTCCACCGTAAGCCTGTCTGAGGATCGCAAGTCCGCAGAGATCTACTGGTACGGAGCCGCAACCGACGCATTAGACGAAGCATTGACTGCGGCGCCCGCCGAATACGCGGTCACCGTGGTTCCTACGCTGTACGAGCCAGGAGAGCTCCGCACCGCGGCATTGGACCTACTGAATGCGGGCGAATTCAATGGCTCTGCGGTTACCGCTACCTGGCCGGACTTCGACGGTAGCGGTCTCGGCGTCCAGATCGACGATATGTCCGCAAACCGTGGCACTGGCGCGACCGAGTACCAAGGATTCCCAGTTGAGGTCAGCGAAGGAGAAGCGGCAGCTGCGATCGGTCGACAAGACGACAACCTCCATCTGGGTGGATCCAGACTAGTGAGAGCCTCCACTGGAGGCCGCTGCTCTCTGGGGTTCTCTGTGCAGTCCACAGCTTCCAGTCCCACTGATGGCGGTATGTTTGCGGCACATTGTGGGAACGTGGGTGACGCGTGGCTGCGGCCGACTGTTAGCGGCCATGCCAAACTGCCCATAGGCGGCCACGGAACTGCCCACTGA